In Poecile atricapillus isolate bPoeAtr1 chromosome 9, bPoeAtr1.hap1, whole genome shotgun sequence, the following are encoded in one genomic region:
- the TNNC1 gene encoding troponin C, slow skeletal and cardiac muscles: MDDIYKAAVEQLTEEQKNEFKAAFDIFVLGAEDGCISTKELGKVMRMLGQNPTPEELQEMIDEVDEDGSGTVDFDEFLVMMVRCMKDDSKGKTEEELSDLFRMFDKNADGYIDLEELKIMLQATGETITEDDIEELMKDGDKNNDGRIDYDEFLEFMKGVE; the protein is encoded by the exons ATGGATGACATTTACAAGGCAGCG gtTGAGCAGCTGACAGAAGAGCAAAAAAATG agTTCAAGGCTGCCTTTGACATCTTCGTGCTGGGGGCAGAGGATGGATGCATCAGCAccaaggagctggggaaggtgATGAGGATGCTGGGGCAGAACCCCacccctgaggagctgcaggagatgaTAGATGAGGTGGATGAAGATG GCAGTGGCACCGTGGACTTTGATGAGTTCCTGGTTATGATGGTCCGGTGTATGAAAGATGACAGCAAAGGGAAAACCGAAGAGGAGCTCTCAGACCTCTTCAGGATGTTTGATAA AAATGCCGATGGTTACATCGACCTTGAGGAGCTGAAGATCATGCTGCAGGCGACAGGAGAGACCATCACTGAGGATGACATagaagaactgatgaaagatgGGGATAAAAACAACGATGGCAGGATTGACTACGATG AGTTCCTGGAGTTTATGAAGGGGGTTGAATAA
- the RPL29 gene encoding large ribosomal subunit protein eL29 — protein sequence MPGGTTGRGVPVRPRFPAAPAVSSLFRSSGGGDERGSGATMAKSKNHTTHNQSRKWHRNGIKKPKTHRYESLKGVDPKFLRNMRFAKKHNKKGLKKMQANNAKQAAQQAAQQTAQQKKD from the exons ATGCCGGGCGGAACTACAGGACGTGGGGTTCCGGTCCGGCCCCGATTCCCGGCTGCCCCCGCGGTGTCCTCTCTCTTCCGGTCCAGCGGCGGCGGAGACGAGCGCGGCTCCG GTGCGACCATGGCCAAGTCCAAGAACCACACCACGCACAACCAGT CCCGTAAGTGGCACAGAAATGGCATCAAGAAGCCCAAAACTCATAGATATGAATCTCTCAAAGGG GTTGATCCCAAGTTTCTGAGGAACATGAGATTTGCAAAGAAGCACAACAAAAAGGGGCTGAAGAAGATGCAGGCCAACAATGCCAagcaggcagctcagcaggcagctcagcagactgctcagcagaaaaaggactga